From the genome of Metarhizium brunneum chromosome 4, complete sequence, one region includes:
- the tim17_1 gene encoding Mitochondrial import inner membrane translocase subunit tim17, producing MALDHGRDPCPYVILNDFGGAFAMGAIGGTLWHGIKGFRNSPYGERGIGAMTAVKMRAPVLGGNFGVWGGLFSTFDCAIKGARRKEDPWNAIGAGFMTGGSLAIRGGFKAARNGAIGCAVLLAVIEGVGIGFQKMMAGSTKLEMPAPPPTNEHALA from the exons ATGGCTCTCGATCATGGAAGGGACCCGTGTCCCTATGTGATTTTGAACGATTTCGGAGGCGCTTTCGCCATGGGG GCCATCGGCGGCACATTATGGCACGGCATCAAGGGGTTCCGAAACAGCCCCTACGGCGAGCGAGGCATCGgggccatgacggccgtCAAGATGCGCGCACCGGTGCTAGGAGGCAACTTTGGCGTCTGGGGCGGCCTCTTCAGCACATTCGACTGCGCCATCAAGGGTGCGCGAAGGAAGGAGGACCCGTGGAACGCCATCGGCGCGGGATTCATGACGGGAGGCTCTCTCGCCATCAGGGGCGGCTTCAAGGCTGCTAGGAACGGCGCCATCGGCTGCGCCGTGCTGCTTGCCGTCATCGAGGGCGTGGGCATTGGGTTccagaagatgatggcgggcAGCACAAAATTGGAG ATGCCTGCGCCTCCGCCAACGAACGAACACGCTCTTGCATAG
- the pnbA_1 gene encoding Para-nitrobenzyl esterase, with product MALRLVATLTIILALTASGLADAASCNLPSPSAVISQGAIRGFRDGYCNAVYLGIPFAASTGGKNRWRPPQNVPKSKSVFKAVSYGPTCPQAIRNPRYSRQSEDCLNLNIWAPPKGNNLPVFVYMYGGAMVTGSNSNPQLQGTNFARKDVIYVNFNTRESIFASPHSAELRNTHPAASQNFGILDVDKALDWVRKNIKAFGGNPDHIVFGGHSSGSVQVDHYLWNHPDTWLKGAVQMSANAMSGPPYAPVNEALDVVAAEVGCPPSSHGKGQLDCLRGVDVYAFQTARFNSTFNTWFTPVIDGITRHSNYLARFKARKYAAHVPLLTGNADGEGTIFSLVYAAENSDFRSWIKTFDADSSHIPECALVRAYKPSDFASGPLRSGVQYGDARFNCPVDYLVDMRSARQDTWVYRFFGAYDNVVGPPNTAPTHGTEVPFFHGGNECFQSLNNVTKEQQALADSIHDWFVAWIKNPAAGPGWGKVSPKSQNMAKIGVPGDELSLVKGFTGTYNSRCKSVYAPAFPKYPVVQSIKPVLEALL from the exons ATGGCTCTACGCCTCGTGGCAACATTAACTATTATATTGGCCCTGACGGCCTCGGGGTTGGCAGACGCGGCTTCATGCAACCTGCCGTCGCCCAGTGCCGTCATCTCTCAGGGCGCCATCAGGGGATTTCGCGATGGCTACTGCAACGCCGTATATCTGGGCATCCCGTTTGCCGCCAGCACCGGCGGCAAGAATCG GTGGCGGCCACCGCAAAATGTCCCCAAGTCAAAGTCTGTATTCAAGGCCGTGTCCTATGGGCCGACATGCCCGCAGGCCATTCGTAACCCTCGGTATAGTCGACAGAGCGAGGATTGCCTGAATCTCAACATCTGGGCGCCGCCCAAGGGCAACAACCTGCCCGTATttgtgtacatgtacggcgGTGCCATGGTGACTGGTTCCAATAGCAACCCCCAGCTGCAGGGCACCAATTTCGCTCGCAAGGATGTCATTTACGTCAACTTCAACACTCGCGAAAGCATATTCGCTTCGCCACACTCCGCGGAGCTGCGCAACACCCATCCGGCCGCGTCACAGAACTTTGGCATCCTGGATGTTGACAAGGCATTGGACTGGGTTCGAAAGAACATCAAAG CATTCGGGGGCAATCCAGATCACATCGTCTTTGGCGGCCATTCCTCCGGTTCCGTGCAGGTCGATCACTACCTGTGGAACCATCCCGACACCTGGCTCAAGGGAGCCGTCCAGATGAGTGCCAATGCCATGTCGGGCCCTCCGTATGCCCCCGTGAATGAGGCTCTTGACGTGGTTGCAGCCGAGGTTGGCTGCCCTCCCAGCTCACACGGCAAAGGCCAACTCGATTGTCTCCGTGGCGTAGACGTGTACGCCTTCCAGACGGCACGGTTCAACTCGACATTCAACACATGGTTCACTCCCGTCATCGACGGCATCACTCGCCACTCGAACTACTTGGCTCGCTTCAAAGCCCGCAAGTATGCTGCGCATGTGCCCCTGCTGACCGGCAACGCCGATGGCGAGGGTACTATTTTCAGTCTCGTCTACGCAGCCGAGAATAGCGATTTCCGATCATGGATCAAGACTTTTGACGCCGACAGCTCCCACATTCCAGAGTGCGCTCTTGTCCGCGCGTATAAGCCCTCCGACTTTGCCAGCGGGCCCCTTCGTAGCGGTGTCCAGTATGGCGATGCTCGCTTCAACTGCCCCGTTGACTACCTCGTCGACATGCGAAGCGCTCGCCAGGATACTTGGGTCTATCGCTTCTTTGGCGCCTACGACAACGTCGTTGGGCCGCCCAACACGGCTCCCACGCACGGCACCGAGGTCCCCTTCTTCCATGGCGGCAATGAATGCTTCCAGTCCCTCAACAATGTCACAAAGGAGCAGCAGGCACTGGCCGACTCTATCCACGACTGGTTTGTTGCCTGGATCAAGAACCCAGCGGCTGGTCCGGGCTGGGGCAAGGTCTCACCAAAATCGCAAAATATGGCGAAAATAGGCGTCCCGGGAGATGAGTTGTCGCTGGTCAAGGGGTTCACCGGGACATACAACTCTCGGTGCAAGTCG GTATATGCTCCTGCATTTCCAAAATATCCTGTTGTCCAGTCAATCAAGCCTGTGCTCGAGGCATTATTGTAA